One region of Epilithonimonas zeae genomic DNA includes:
- a CDS encoding isopenicillin N synthase family dioxygenase, which translates to MDKIPSVDLRDFLSDNPERKQKFVNEIGKAYEEIGFVALKGHFLDDQLVDNLYGEVKNFFQLPTETKLKYEIPGIGGQRGYVGFGKETAKGFKKGDLKEFWHFGQYVSDDSKYKSEYPDNVIVEELPKFNEVGKETYQMLEKTGKYVLRALALYLDLDEFYFDDKIAEGNSILRPIHYPPITEEPNDAVRAAAHGDINLITLLMGSQGKGLQVQNHKGEWIDAIAEPDELMINVGDMLSRHTNNKLKSTIHRVVNPPRELWGTSRYSIPFFMHPVSDMPLNALENCVDENNPKLYPDATAGEFLRERLIELGLIKI; encoded by the coding sequence ATGGATAAAATACCTAGTGTAGACCTGCGTGATTTCCTTTCGGACAACCCGGAACGCAAACAGAAATTTGTAAATGAAATCGGAAAAGCTTACGAAGAAATTGGTTTTGTAGCCCTGAAAGGACATTTCCTGGATGACCAACTCGTAGACAATCTTTATGGAGAAGTCAAAAACTTCTTTCAACTCCCAACAGAAACCAAATTAAAGTACGAGATTCCCGGAATCGGAGGACAAAGAGGTTATGTTGGTTTTGGTAAAGAAACCGCAAAAGGCTTTAAAAAAGGAGATTTGAAAGAATTTTGGCATTTCGGACAGTACGTTTCGGATGATTCAAAATACAAAAGCGAATATCCTGACAATGTCATCGTGGAAGAACTTCCAAAGTTCAATGAAGTTGGGAAAGAAACTTACCAGATGCTTGAAAAAACTGGGAAATATGTTTTGAGAGCTTTGGCTTTGTATCTGGATTTGGATGAGTTTTATTTTGATGATAAAATTGCTGAAGGGAATTCTATCCTTAGACCAATTCATTACCCGCCAATTACCGAAGAACCGAATGATGCGGTAAGAGCTGCTGCTCACGGAGATATTAATTTGATTACGCTTTTGATGGGTTCTCAAGGGAAAGGTCTTCAGGTTCAAAACCACAAAGGTGAATGGATTGATGCGATTGCAGAACCTGATGAATTGATGATTAATGTTGGCGATATGTTGTCAAGACATACTAATAACAAATTGAAATCCACGATTCACAGAGTGGTCAATCCACCTAGAGAATTATGGGGAACTTCGAGATATTCTATTCCATTTTTTATGCATCCGGTGAGCGATATGCCTTTGAATGCACTTGAAAATTGTGTTGATGAAAATAATCCGAAATTGTACCCTGATGCAACAGCAGGAGAATTTTTAAGAGAAAGATTGATTGAATTAGGTTTGATAAAAATCTAA
- a CDS encoding alpha/beta hydrolase, whose protein sequence is MKVKYRIILVFSLIILSFLSYKVSMEKANSDIKLPKLALNYNLQKDIIYKNTSENQPLKLDIYQPKNLTTKSPVVIFIHGGAWVIGDKEIVAQNYRAYVLEELVDNNYTVISINFTNINNETHLDKTLQDCTDVLKWIQDNSEEYQLDINNIGVWGGSSGAHIAMLTAYNQQNNIISGFPKLKYVVNFFGPSDLNELFKTDANKLLLKAFKMSYPKTYNIRKQKIKQLTGFDINTQKEEAIKKSKEFSPVTYITKQTVPTLIFHGTSDSTVDISQSQLLADALEKNKIYHQYFVLDNAKHAFSNINLDEAKDVAKKTLEFIKLQTKYVQ, encoded by the coding sequence ATGAAAGTAAAATACAGAATCATACTTGTTTTTTCTTTGATTATCCTTAGTTTTCTTAGCTATAAAGTGAGTATGGAAAAAGCCAATTCGGATATAAAGTTGCCCAAACTCGCCCTTAATTATAATCTCCAAAAAGATATTATTTACAAAAATACGTCTGAAAATCAGCCATTAAAACTGGACATTTATCAGCCTAAAAATCTTACAACTAAATCTCCTGTTGTTATCTTCATCCACGGTGGTGCCTGGGTTATTGGTGATAAAGAAATTGTTGCACAAAATTACAGAGCGTATGTTTTGGAGGAACTTGTGGACAACAATTACACGGTTATCAGTATCAATTTTACGAATATTAATAATGAAACGCATCTAGATAAAACTTTGCAGGATTGTACAGATGTTCTGAAATGGATCCAGGATAATTCTGAAGAATATCAATTAGACATTAATAACATTGGGGTTTGGGGCGGATCTTCCGGTGCTCACATTGCAATGTTGACCGCTTATAATCAGCAAAACAATATCATTTCCGGATTTCCAAAACTGAAATATGTAGTCAATTTTTTCGGACCATCTGACTTGAATGAGCTTTTCAAAACCGATGCTAATAAGTTACTTTTGAAAGCTTTTAAAATGTCTTATCCGAAAACTTACAACATAAGAAAACAAAAAATAAAGCAGTTGACAGGCTTCGATATTAATACTCAAAAAGAAGAAGCCATCAAGAAAAGCAAAGAATTCTCTCCGGTGACTTACATTACAAAACAAACTGTACCAACTTTGATTTTTCACGGAACCAGCGATAGTACTGTGGATATTTCACAATCTCAATTATTGGCAGATGCATTGGAAAAAAACAAAATTTATCATCAATATTTTGTTTTGGACAATGCGAAACACGCTTTTAGTAATATCAATTTGGATGAAGCTAAAGATGTCGCAAAAAAAACTTTAGAATTCATAAAATTACAGACCAAATATGTACAATAA
- a CDS encoding acyl-CoA desaturase has product MAVIIFIIVLWYSGLFFQTFFLHRYAAHQTFKMSKFGEKLCYVLTWVTQGSNYLSAYGYGVMHRLHHAYADTEKDPHSPKYDANLFAMMWRTKKIYQQINDQKAKIEEKFTKNVPQWRGFDRFASSWGSRIGWAVLYTVFFYFFATAWWQWLLLPVAYMMAPIHGVIINWFGHIYGYVNFKVSDTSKNLLRFDWLMMGEAYHNNHHKHGGRANFGGVRWHEIDVTYCIMILLDKMKLIKLNPVAVVKREI; this is encoded by the coding sequence ATGGCAGTTATCATTTTTATCATAGTACTTTGGTACTCCGGTTTATTTTTTCAGACATTTTTTCTTCACCGTTATGCAGCGCATCAAACATTCAAGATGTCAAAATTTGGTGAAAAATTATGTTATGTTTTAACGTGGGTTACACAAGGTTCTAACTATCTTTCAGCTTATGGTTACGGTGTAATGCACAGATTGCATCACGCTTATGCAGACACGGAAAAAGACCCACACTCTCCAAAATACGATGCTAATTTGTTCGCAATGATGTGGAGAACGAAAAAAATCTATCAACAAATCAATGACCAAAAAGCAAAGATAGAAGAAAAATTCACCAAGAATGTCCCGCAATGGAGAGGCTTTGACAGATTTGCAAGTTCTTGGGGTTCCAGAATCGGATGGGCAGTTTTATACACCGTATTTTTCTACTTTTTCGCAACCGCTTGGTGGCAATGGCTTTTGTTGCCGGTTGCTTATATGATGGCGCCAATCCACGGCGTAATTATCAATTGGTTTGGTCACATCTACGGTTATGTGAACTTCAAAGTTTCTGACACTTCCAAAAATCTCCTTAGGTTTGATTGGTTGATGATGGGAGAAGCTTACCACAACAATCATCACAAACACGGTGGAAGAGCCAATTTCGGAGGCGTAAGATGGCACGAGATTGACGTTACTTATTGCATTATGATTCTTTTGGACAAGATGAAATTAATCAAACTGAATCCTGTCGCAGTTGTAAAAAGAGAAATTTAA
- a CDS encoding aminopeptidase P family protein: MTTKYEQIPSSLFVKNRKKFAEQLLPKSLAVFNSNDIYPISADSTMPFQQHRDIFYLSGVDQEESILVIFPDAYLEENREILFLRETNDHIAVWEGEKLDKNQAFETSGIKTVYWLSDFDKVFKNLMYEAENVYLNKNEHYRNAVETELREDRFIKKIQSDFPMHNYKRSNPILQRLRSIKEPEELALIQNACNITEKGIRRLLNFIKPNVWEYEIEAELIHEFVRNRSRGFAYTPIIASGNNANVLHYIANNMQCKEGDLILLDVGAEYANYSSDLTRTIPVSGKYSERQKEIYNSVLRCKIEAEDRLVAGNNWYRFHKEMGEVYTTELLQLGLIDKADVQNEDPKWPAYKKFMMHGTSHHMGLDTHDYGILTDDFVENMVFTNEPGFYIPAEGFGVRIEDDYVIQSSGKPFNLMANIPITVEEIEDLMNS; the protein is encoded by the coding sequence ATGACAACAAAATACGAACAGATTCCAAGTTCTCTTTTTGTGAAAAACAGAAAGAAGTTTGCAGAACAATTGTTACCAAAATCTTTGGCCGTTTTCAATTCCAACGATATCTATCCCATCAGTGCAGATTCTACAATGCCTTTCCAACAGCATCGTGATATTTTTTATCTGAGTGGAGTAGACCAGGAAGAAAGTATTTTGGTGATTTTCCCTGATGCTTATTTGGAAGAAAATCGTGAGATATTATTTTTAAGAGAAACCAACGATCACATTGCGGTCTGGGAAGGTGAAAAATTAGACAAAAATCAAGCTTTTGAAACTTCCGGAATCAAGACGGTTTATTGGTTGAGCGATTTTGATAAAGTCTTCAAAAATCTGATGTACGAAGCTGAAAATGTTTATCTGAATAAGAATGAACATTACAGAAATGCTGTAGAAACGGAGTTGAGAGAAGACCGATTCATCAAAAAAATACAGTCGGATTTCCCGATGCATAATTATAAAAGGAGCAATCCAATTCTTCAGCGTTTGAGAAGCATCAAAGAACCAGAAGAATTAGCCTTGATTCAAAATGCGTGTAATATCACGGAAAAAGGAATCAGAAGATTACTGAATTTCATCAAACCCAACGTTTGGGAATACGAAATCGAAGCGGAACTGATCCACGAGTTTGTAAGAAACAGAAGTAGAGGTTTTGCTTATACGCCAATTATTGCAAGTGGAAATAATGCGAATGTTCTTCATTATATCGCCAATAATATGCAATGCAAAGAAGGCGATTTGATTCTTTTGGATGTTGGTGCAGAATATGCGAATTACTCCAGTGATTTGACCAGAACGATTCCAGTGAGCGGAAAGTATTCGGAAAGACAAAAGGAAATTTACAACTCGGTTTTAAGATGTAAAATTGAGGCTGAAGATAGATTGGTTGCAGGAAATAACTGGTACAGATTCCATAAAGAAATGGGTGAGGTTTATACTACCGAATTGCTTCAACTGGGATTGATTGATAAAGCTGATGTCCAAAATGAAGACCCAAAATGGCCAGCTTACAAAAAATTTATGATGCACGGAACTTCTCATCATATGGGATTGGATACGCACGATTACGGAATCTTAACAGATGATTTTGTTGAAAATATGGTGTTTACCAACGAACCAGGTTTCTATATTCCGGCAGAAGGATTCGGCGTGAGAATTGAGGACGATTATGTGATTCAGTCTTCCGGAAAACCATTTAATTTGATGGCGAATATTCCAATTACTGTGGAAGAAATCGAAGACCTGATGAATTCTTAA
- a CDS encoding alpha/beta hydrolase, translating to MDLQYLVREPQNITPETPVLFLLHGYGSNEEDLFSFVPTLPEDWLVISFRAPKNSSYGGYAWFDIDFNNAENFVDENEANEAVKLVLENIMTVTNRYGLTDNKTHLCGFSQGGMIAYSLALQYPDLFSKIACLSSYPEEKLLKNIVKEKKKLENLRFFISHGTDDAVIPLEWGRKAADLLYDLSAYFSFREYMSGHGVNQKNYLDLMEFFKK from the coding sequence ATGGATTTACAATATCTCGTAAGAGAACCTCAAAATATTACGCCAGAAACGCCCGTTTTGTTTTTGCTTCACGGTTATGGAAGCAATGAAGAAGACCTTTTTAGTTTTGTTCCAACTTTACCGGAAGATTGGTTGGTCATCAGTTTCCGAGCACCGAAAAATTCCAGCTACGGTGGCTATGCTTGGTTTGATATCGACTTCAATAATGCTGAAAATTTTGTGGACGAAAATGAAGCTAATGAAGCTGTAAAACTGGTTTTGGAAAATATTATGACCGTTACCAACAGATATGGTTTGACGGATAACAAGACGCATCTTTGCGGTTTCAGCCAAGGCGGAATGATTGCTTATTCTCTGGCTTTACAATATCCGGATTTGTTCTCGAAAATAGCTTGTCTAAGTTCTTATCCAGAAGAGAAGCTTCTGAAAAACATTGTGAAAGAAAAAAAGAAATTAGAAAATCTGCGTTTCTTTATTTCTCACGGGACAGACGATGCTGTGATTCCTTTGGAATGGGGCAGAAAAGCAGCAGACCTTTTATATGATTTGAGTGCTTATTTTTCGTTTAGAGAATATATGTCCGGACACGGCGTGAATCAGAAAAATTATCTCGATTTGATGGAATTTTTTAAGAAATAA